The following coding sequences lie in one Maribacter forsetii DSM 18668 genomic window:
- a CDS encoding OmpA family protein, with product MKKVLLGCLGVTLLLSSCVSSKKYADLEAKHKSAQDLLNSATVKLNDCLEEKATASSRLQTLEDQNAFLKANNQELINNMGNLTTLTTKGAENLEKSLESLQEKDLTIRKLNDAITRRDSVNLSLVQSLKGVLGNMDDEDIEISVEKGVVFVSISDKLLFSSGSYNVTRRAKEVLGKVAKVVNNKPDFEFMVEGHTDDVPYRGNGSLLDNWDLSVKRATAVVRILQKDFNVDPKRMTAAGRAEYVPVSTTEKSKNRRTRIVVLPKIDQFYSMIEEGMKDPAINK from the coding sequence ATGAAAAAAGTATTATTAGGATGTCTTGGAGTAACGCTTTTACTTTCATCATGTGTATCTTCAAAGAAGTATGCAGATCTTGAAGCTAAACATAAAAGTGCACAAGATTTATTGAATTCAGCTACAGTTAAATTAAATGATTGTTTAGAAGAAAAAGCAACAGCTTCATCTAGACTTCAAACTTTAGAAGATCAAAATGCTTTCTTAAAAGCAAACAATCAAGAGTTGATCAATAATATGGGCAACTTAACAACTTTGACTACCAAAGGTGCTGAGAACTTAGAGAAATCTTTAGAGAGTTTACAAGAGAAAGATTTAACTATCCGTAAATTAAATGATGCTATTACACGTAGAGATTCTGTAAACCTTTCTTTGGTACAGAGCTTAAAAGGTGTGCTTGGTAATATGGATGATGAGGATATAGAAATCAGCGTTGAAAAAGGTGTTGTTTTCGTATCAATTTCAGACAAATTATTATTTAGCAGCGGTAGCTACAACGTTACAAGAAGAGCAAAAGAAGTTCTTGGTAAAGTTGCTAAAGTGGTAAACAATAAGCCAGATTTCGAATTTATGGTAGAAGGTCATACAGATGACGTACCTTACAGAGGTAACGGTTCTTTATTGGATAACTGGGATTTGAGTGTTAAGCGTGCAACTGCTGTTGTTCGTATCTTACAAAAAGACTTCAATGTAGACCCTAAGCGTATGACTGCTGCTGGTAGAGCGGAATATGTACCGGTTTCTACAACAGAAAAATCTAAAAATAGAAGAACTCGTATCGTTGTTCTTCCAAAAATCGATCAGTTCTATAGCATGATTGAAGAAGGAATGAAAGATCCTGCAATCAACAAATAA
- a CDS encoding glycosyltransferase family 2 protein, with protein MKIAVVILNWNGEVLLERYLPSVINYSPGADIYVADNASTDGSVAFVKDNYPTVKIIQNLENGGFTKGYNDALVHVDADIFCLLNSDVEVSPNWLTPIKDTFNKVPEAAIIQPKILDLLKKDHFEYAGAAGGFIDQLGYPFCRGRVFQTLEKDVGQYDDVREIFWATGACMFIKKEVFQELNGFDEDYFAHQEEVDLCWRAKNHGYKIFYVSTSKVFHLGGSTLSNMNPKKTYLNFRNTLFSITKNLPRRKAFIIIFLRLLLDGIAAIRFLFQLRFKHFFAIFRAHLSFYRQFGKMYKKREKTQFHRKYYATKSIVWSYFVHRISNFNILVKD; from the coding sequence TTGAAGATAGCTGTAGTCATATTAAATTGGAATGGTGAAGTGCTTTTAGAAAGGTACCTGCCTTCCGTTATCAATTATTCTCCCGGTGCAGATATATATGTTGCGGATAATGCTTCCACAGACGGCTCCGTTGCATTTGTAAAAGACAACTACCCAACCGTAAAAATTATTCAAAATTTAGAAAATGGTGGGTTTACAAAAGGATATAATGATGCCTTGGTACATGTAGACGCAGACATCTTTTGTTTATTGAATTCAGATGTAGAAGTTTCACCTAATTGGCTTACACCTATAAAAGATACTTTTAACAAGGTTCCGGAAGCTGCAATCATACAACCAAAAATTCTAGATTTACTTAAGAAAGATCATTTTGAATATGCGGGTGCAGCTGGTGGGTTCATAGATCAGTTGGGCTATCCGTTCTGTAGAGGAAGGGTTTTTCAAACCTTAGAGAAAGATGTTGGTCAATATGATGATGTGCGAGAAATATTTTGGGCAACAGGCGCATGCATGTTTATTAAAAAAGAAGTATTTCAAGAGCTAAATGGTTTTGATGAAGACTATTTTGCACACCAAGAAGAAGTAGATTTATGCTGGCGTGCTAAAAACCACGGTTACAAAATATTTTATGTGAGCACTTCTAAAGTATTTCATTTAGGTGGTTCTACATTAAGTAACATGAACCCAAAAAAAACATACCTTAACTTCAGGAATACATTATTTTCGATTACAAAGAATCTTCCTAGAAGAAAGGCTTTCATCATTATATTCTTGAGATTGCTGTTAGATGGTATTGCGGCAATACGATTTCTTTTCCAGTTAAGATTTAAACACTTTTTCGCTATTTTTAGGGCACATTTAAGCTTTTACAGACAGTTTGGAAAAATGTATAAAAAGAGAGAAAAAACACAATTTCATAGAAAATACTATGCTACGAAGTCTATTGTATGGTCTTACTTCGTACATAGAATAAGTAATTTTAACATTTTAGTAAAAGATTAA
- a CDS encoding type I restriction enzyme HsdR N-terminal domain-containing protein, giving the protein MQPLNFPSYTFRVKNSENRTLIFDVIRKKFLVLTPEEWVRQHVVQFLIQEKKYPMSYINVEKQITLNGLKKRYDVVVFKPNGQLHILVECKAPEVSISQMTFDQIAQYNFKLNATYLMVTNGLSHYYCQTDLIAEKYEFMKEIPDFSR; this is encoded by the coding sequence ATGCAGCCACTAAATTTCCCTAGCTACACTTTCAGGGTCAAAAATAGCGAAAATAGAACCTTGATTTTTGACGTTATACGTAAAAAATTTTTGGTACTCACTCCAGAAGAATGGGTTCGGCAACATGTGGTTCAGTTTCTTATCCAGGAAAAGAAATATCCGATGAGTTATATTAATGTAGAAAAACAAATTACACTTAACGGATTAAAAAAAAGATATGATGTGGTTGTTTTTAAACCCAACGGTCAACTGCACATACTTGTAGAATGCAAGGCACCCGAGGTTTCTATATCTCAAATGACATTTGATCAAATAGCACAATACAATTTTAAATTGAACGCTACTTACTTAATGGTTACGAACGGACTCTCACATTATTACTGCCAAACAGACCTTATTGCGGAAAAATATGAATTTATGAAGGAAATTCCTGATTTTAGCCGTTAA
- the holA gene encoding DNA polymerase III subunit delta, producing the protein MDEAVQIVNGIKKGQISPIYFLYGEEAYFIDKISDFISANVLTEEEKGFNQMVLYGRDVSIEDIVGNAKRYPMMAEKQVVIVKEAQHLSRTIENLCSYAENPQQSTVLVICYKYKKLDKRKKLHKIIKKNGVVFESKKLYENQVSDWLRKHLVSRGYTISHKAALLLVEYLGTDLGKISKELDKLKLVLPKQTEINPQHIEEHIGISKDYNNFELKRAIGDRDIVKATKIINYFAQNPKDNPFILTITLLHSFFTQLLQYHGLTDHSPKNVASALRINPYFVKEIQTAARNYPMKKVSGIISSLREMDLKGKGVGTTPMKEADLLKELLYKIA; encoded by the coding sequence ATGGATGAAGCTGTACAAATAGTCAATGGAATAAAGAAAGGGCAGATAAGCCCTATATATTTCCTTTATGGAGAAGAAGCTTATTTTATTGATAAAATTTCCGATTTTATAAGTGCCAATGTGTTGACCGAAGAAGAAAAGGGATTCAACCAAATGGTGCTTTATGGAAGAGATGTATCTATTGAAGATATTGTAGGCAATGCCAAACGTTATCCTATGATGGCAGAAAAGCAAGTGGTCATTGTAAAAGAAGCACAACACTTATCCCGTACTATAGAGAACCTATGTTCATATGCAGAAAACCCGCAACAATCTACAGTTCTTGTTATTTGTTATAAATACAAAAAGTTGGATAAGCGCAAGAAGCTACACAAGATTATAAAGAAGAACGGGGTAGTTTTTGAAAGCAAGAAATTATATGAAAATCAGGTAAGTGATTGGCTTAGAAAACATTTGGTGAGTCGTGGTTATACCATATCTCATAAAGCTGCTCTACTATTGGTAGAATATTTAGGAACGGATTTAGGTAAAATCAGTAAAGAACTAGACAAGTTAAAATTGGTTCTGCCAAAACAGACCGAAATCAATCCTCAGCATATAGAAGAACATATTGGTATAAGTAAAGATTATAATAATTTTGAGTTGAAAAGAGCTATTGGTGATAGAGATATTGTGAAGGCGACCAAAATTATTAATTATTTTGCCCAGAATCCAAAAGACAATCCTTTTATACTGACAATTACCCTATTACATTCGTTTTTTACGCAGTTATTACAGTATCATGGCCTTACGGATCATTCACCTAAAAATGTGGCGAGTGCATTACGCATAAACCCTTATTTTGTAAAAGAAATACAAACTGCCGCTAGAAATTACCCAATGAAGAAAGTAAGCGGAATTATCTCTAGTTTACGTGAAATGGATTTGAAAGGAAAAGGAGTAGGGACTACACCAATGAAAGAGGCAGACCTATTAAAAGAACTACTTTATAAAATAGCTTAG
- a CDS encoding DoxX family protein, translated as MKNTLLKDIGLAFFRIAISAMMLTHGLPKFQKLISGDFQFADPFGIGAAPSLFLAVIGEFICPILIIIGFKSRLAAIPSAITMAVAAFVAHGADDFSTKEKALFYLVAFITISLVGPGKFGIDKK; from the coding sequence ATGAAAAACACTTTATTAAAAGATATCGGTTTAGCTTTTTTTAGAATTGCAATTTCAGCAATGATGTTGACACACGGTCTTCCTAAATTTCAAAAATTAATTTCTGGAGATTTTCAATTTGCTGATCCTTTTGGTATTGGAGCAGCCCCTTCTTTATTTTTAGCTGTTATTGGCGAATTCATTTGTCCTATTCTAATTATTATAGGTTTTAAATCGCGTTTGGCTGCAATACCATCAGCAATTACTATGGCAGTCGCAGCATTTGTAGCTCATGGTGCCGATGATTTTAGTACAAAAGAAAAAGCATTGTTTTACTTAGTAGCTTTTATAACCATTTCTTTGGTAGGACCAGGTAAATTTGGAATAGACAAAAAATAA
- a CDS encoding alpha-ketoacid dehydrogenase subunit alpha/beta: MDVSSKTSNDISFEDFKEQIINDYEVAFLSRTCSLLGRKEVLTGKAKFGIFGDGKELPQLAMARSFKNGDFRSGYYRDQTFMMALGLLQPKEFFHALYATTDIEKEPMSAGRQMGGHFLTHSLNADGSWKDLTKQKNSSGDISCTAGQMPRLLGLAQASKVYRNQEGLDSAKFSVNGNEIAWGTIGNASTSEGMFFETINAAGVLQVPMVISIWDDEYGISVPAKFHTTKENISEILSGFQRTENEKGYEILRVNGWDYTALMHAYENAADIARQEHVPVIIHVNELTQPQGHSTSGSHERYKDNERLEWERDHDCNKRFKEWILESGIATSEELASIEKRIKRSVREAKKEAWDEYLKDNLSEKSVLLNLIEKAASKSPNKNFLNKLKNDLIATEEPLRKDLAISARKSLRYLLGENTPEKQDIINWTANFLEESQHKYSSHLYSENDNKATNVTGITPEFGDDNELVDGRVILRDNFDKLFEKYPNTLIFGEDTGAIGDVNQGLEGMQEKYGKIRVADTGIRETTIIGQGIGMALRGLRPIAEIQYLDYIFYALSTLTDDLATLLYRTAGKQKAPLIIRTRGHRLEGIWHSGSEMGGLIHLLRGMYILAPRNMTQAAGFYNTLLKSDEPALVIESLNGYRLKEKKPKNLGEFCTPIGKVETIKEGSDITLVSYGSTLRIVEKAAKELIEVGIDAEVIDAQTLLPFDIEMEILESVKKTNRLLVIDEDVPGGCSAYLLNEIIEKQGAFQYLDSTPQTLSAKAHRPAYGSDGDYFSKPNREDIFEKVYAIMHEVKPNDYPKLR, encoded by the coding sequence ATGGATGTTTCTTCTAAAACCAGTAATGATATTTCTTTTGAAGATTTCAAAGAACAAATTATCAATGACTATGAAGTCGCTTTTTTAAGCCGAACTTGTAGCTTATTGGGGAGAAAAGAAGTTCTTACAGGCAAAGCAAAATTCGGCATATTTGGTGACGGAAAAGAGCTACCTCAGTTAGCTATGGCCCGTTCATTTAAAAATGGCGATTTTAGAAGCGGTTATTACAGAGACCAAACATTTATGATGGCCTTAGGTCTATTACAGCCTAAGGAATTCTTTCACGCATTGTACGCTACTACAGATATAGAAAAAGAACCTATGAGTGCCGGTAGGCAAATGGGCGGTCACTTTTTAACGCATAGTTTAAATGCGGACGGAAGTTGGAAAGATTTAACTAAACAAAAAAACAGTAGCGGAGACATTTCGTGTACTGCAGGGCAAATGCCACGTCTTTTAGGACTGGCCCAAGCATCTAAAGTTTATAGAAACCAAGAAGGTCTAGACAGTGCTAAATTTTCGGTAAACGGAAACGAAATAGCATGGGGTACCATTGGTAATGCAAGTACTAGTGAAGGCATGTTCTTTGAAACTATAAATGCAGCCGGTGTCTTACAAGTTCCTATGGTTATCAGTATTTGGGATGATGAATACGGCATTTCCGTACCAGCTAAATTCCATACAACAAAAGAAAATATTTCAGAGATCCTATCTGGTTTTCAAAGAACTGAAAATGAAAAAGGATATGAAATCTTAAGAGTAAACGGCTGGGACTACACTGCATTAATGCACGCTTATGAAAATGCGGCAGATATTGCCAGACAAGAGCATGTGCCGGTCATTATTCATGTAAATGAATTAACACAACCACAAGGTCATTCTACATCTGGATCACATGAACGTTATAAAGACAATGAACGTTTAGAATGGGAACGTGACCACGATTGTAACAAACGTTTTAAAGAGTGGATCTTAGAGTCTGGTATTGCCACTTCAGAAGAACTAGCATCCATTGAAAAAAGAATTAAACGCTCTGTCAGAGAAGCTAAAAAAGAAGCTTGGGACGAATATCTGAAGGATAATCTATCTGAAAAATCAGTTTTATTGAATCTGATCGAAAAAGCTGCTTCTAAGAGTCCTAACAAGAATTTTCTCAATAAATTAAAAAATGATTTAATAGCTACTGAAGAGCCCCTTCGTAAAGATTTGGCTATTTCTGCTAGAAAATCTTTACGCTATTTACTTGGAGAAAATACACCGGAAAAGCAAGACATAATAAACTGGACAGCTAACTTTTTAGAAGAATCCCAACATAAATATAGTTCGCATCTTTATAGTGAGAACGACAACAAGGCTACAAACGTTACAGGTATTACACCAGAATTCGGCGATGATAACGAATTGGTAGATGGTAGAGTTATCCTTAGAGATAATTTTGACAAACTATTTGAAAAATATCCGAATACGTTGATTTTTGGAGAAGATACTGGCGCCATTGGTGATGTAAACCAAGGTCTTGAAGGTATGCAGGAGAAATACGGTAAAATACGTGTTGCAGATACCGGTATTCGCGAAACAACAATTATTGGGCAAGGTATAGGCATGGCATTAAGAGGTCTTAGACCTATTGCTGAAATTCAATATTTAGACTATATCTTTTATGCTTTATCCACCCTTACAGATGATTTAGCGACTTTACTATACAGAACTGCAGGTAAGCAGAAAGCTCCGTTAATCATTAGAACAAGAGGTCACAGACTTGAGGGCATATGGCATTCTGGTTCAGAAATGGGCGGATTGATACATTTACTTAGAGGTATGTACATTTTGGCACCTAGAAATATGACCCAAGCAGCCGGATTTTACAACACACTTTTAAAAAGTGATGAACCTGCATTGGTTATAGAAAGCTTAAATGGATACCGATTAAAAGAAAAGAAGCCAAAAAATCTAGGTGAGTTTTGTACACCTATCGGTAAAGTTGAAACAATTAAAGAAGGTAGTGATATCACTCTAGTTTCTTATGGTTCTACTCTACGTATCGTTGAAAAAGCTGCCAAAGAATTGATTGAAGTTGGCATTGATGCAGAAGTTATAGATGCACAAACGTTGCTACCATTCGACATTGAAATGGAAATATTGGAAAGCGTAAAGAAAACAAACCGTTTATTGGTAATTGACGAAGATGTCCCTGGAGGATGTTCTGCATATTTGCTGAATGAAATTATAGAAAAACAAGGTGCTTTTCAATATTTAGATAGCACACCACAGACGTTAAGTGCAAAAGCGCATAGACCTGCATATGGTTCTGATGGCGATTATTTCTCAAAACCTAATAGAGAAGATATTTTTGAGAAGGTATATGCAATTATGCATGAAGTTAAACCTAATGATTATCCTAAATTGAGATAG
- a CDS encoding M1 family aminopeptidase: MKRKFYSFFYFCFFFLATNISVGYAQYNTDLTVSLNEYTQELDIKQEFTYYNKSNYNLGVIYFNDWANAYSDKNTGLAKRFAQEFKKSLHLAKADERGKTTIISVVDDDYNGLEWSRTEGKDILKVTLNDILPPEASTKIFITYKVKLPPNKYTPYGYGNKGDYYLKDWYLTPVVYDGKWHLYSNKNLEDMYMNVTNTVINFKYPDSLYLASNFDVESEASFPNGQFAQLKGNLQRGGEIILNTQKNFLTHRTPYMTFLTDFRAPRYSPIGQGLSINKVANFIHNNLGDYPHEKILVSELDYNKDPLYGINQLPSFIRPYKEQFQFEMKFLKTAINSILRETMFLNPRKEQWLNSAIANYLMIAYIEKYYPDQKLMGKLSKIWGFRSFELAKMDFNDQYSFLYNLTARKNLDQALETSNDSLIKFNQKIANKYKAGLGLAYLADYIGKEHVDESIKTFFKYFKLNNVKVHDFESILKRSTDVDINWFFNDYVSTDRKIDFKIKKVKKEPDSLQVTIKNKEGTNVPISVFGLKKDSVVSEYWFKDIELEETFSIPNKEEDRLVLNYDQKIPEFNQRDNWKSLKGFLSSNKKLKFTFFKDAENPYYNQVFYVPVLSFNVYDGWTPGMRLYNKTLLERPFVYDFSPSYSFREKAFVGSGKFSYRKYLSKSGLYVAQYNIGAGTSHFNENSRYSSITPSVSFGFRPADLLSNKREFLSFRYVNIFRDFDPALLSLANDPENPDYSVFNARYSSRNNGILDYNSWFADFQLAGNFSKLSFEYEYRKLFENNRQLNLRFFAGKFLSNKTETDFFSFALDRPTDYLFDYGYLGRSEDSGIYSQQIIIAEGGFKSFLDQRYRFSNDWMATVNGSFNLWKWIELYGDAGLVKNKDRAGKFVYDSGVRLNLVTDYFELYLPLHSNNGWEISQPNYGERIRFIITVSPKTLTGLFTRKWF; the protein is encoded by the coding sequence TTGAAACGTAAATTTTATTCCTTTTTCTATTTCTGTTTTTTTTTCTTGGCTACCAATATTTCCGTTGGTTATGCCCAGTACAATACTGACCTGACCGTTAGTTTAAACGAGTATACCCAAGAGTTAGACATAAAGCAAGAATTCACCTATTACAACAAGTCTAACTACAATTTGGGTGTCATTTATTTCAATGATTGGGCAAATGCTTATTCAGATAAGAATACCGGATTAGCAAAAAGGTTTGCACAAGAATTTAAAAAATCACTTCATTTGGCAAAAGCCGATGAACGTGGAAAAACAACTATTATCAGTGTAGTTGATGATGATTATAATGGACTGGAATGGAGCCGTACAGAGGGTAAGGATATTTTAAAGGTAACGTTGAACGACATTCTTCCTCCTGAGGCGTCAACCAAAATTTTCATCACCTATAAAGTAAAATTACCTCCAAATAAGTATACGCCCTATGGCTATGGTAACAAAGGAGATTATTATCTAAAAGATTGGTATTTAACACCGGTCGTTTATGATGGCAAGTGGCATTTATACTCCAACAAAAATCTTGAAGATATGTATATGAACGTTACCAATACGGTCATAAACTTTAAGTATCCAGACAGTCTATATTTAGCTTCCAATTTTGATGTTGAATCAGAAGCATCTTTTCCAAACGGTCAATTCGCCCAATTAAAAGGAAACCTGCAACGTGGCGGAGAAATCATTTTAAATACCCAGAAAAACTTTCTCACCCACAGAACGCCATATATGACGTTTTTGACAGATTTTAGAGCTCCAAGATATAGTCCGATCGGTCAAGGTCTGTCCATAAACAAAGTTGCAAATTTTATCCACAACAATCTTGGTGACTACCCACATGAAAAGATTTTGGTTAGTGAGCTAGATTATAATAAGGATCCGCTTTATGGTATAAATCAACTTCCCTCTTTTATAAGACCCTACAAAGAACAGTTTCAGTTTGAAATGAAATTTTTAAAAACGGCAATCAATAGCATTTTAAGAGAAACAATGTTCTTAAATCCAAGAAAAGAACAATGGCTGAACAGTGCTATAGCAAATTATTTAATGATTGCTTATATAGAAAAATACTACCCAGATCAAAAGTTAATGGGTAAGCTTTCTAAAATTTGGGGCTTTAGAAGTTTTGAATTGGCAAAGATGGATTTTAACGACCAATATTCCTTTCTATATAATTTAACGGCACGTAAAAATTTAGATCAAGCACTAGAGACTTCAAATGATTCGCTAATTAAGTTTAATCAAAAAATCGCAAATAAATATAAGGCAGGTTTAGGTTTAGCCTATTTAGCAGATTATATTGGAAAAGAACATGTAGACGAAAGCATAAAAACCTTTTTCAAATATTTTAAATTAAATAACGTAAAGGTTCATGACTTTGAATCTATTTTAAAACGTTCAACCGATGTAGATATCAACTGGTTTTTTAATGATTATGTATCCACCGATCGCAAAATAGACTTTAAAATAAAGAAGGTTAAAAAAGAGCCAGATTCTTTACAAGTAACTATCAAAAATAAAGAAGGTACCAATGTGCCTATTTCAGTATTCGGTCTTAAAAAAGACTCTGTAGTTTCAGAATATTGGTTTAAAGATATTGAGCTAGAAGAAACCTTTTCTATACCTAATAAAGAGGAAGATAGACTAGTTCTTAATTATGACCAAAAGATACCGGAATTTAATCAACGTGACAACTGGAAATCATTAAAAGGATTTCTATCAAGTAACAAAAAATTAAAGTTCACCTTCTTTAAAGATGCTGAAAACCCATATTACAATCAAGTTTTCTACGTGCCTGTATTAAGTTTCAATGTTTATGATGGCTGGACCCCAGGAATGCGTTTGTACAATAAAACCTTATTAGAGAGACCATTTGTCTATGATTTCTCCCCCTCCTATTCTTTCAGAGAAAAAGCTTTTGTTGGTTCAGGTAAATTCAGTTACAGAAAATACCTAAGTAAGAGCGGATTGTATGTTGCCCAATATAACATAGGAGCCGGCACATCTCACTTTAATGAAAACTCCAGATATTCATCTATAACTCCCTCGGTAAGCTTTGGTTTTAGACCTGCAGATTTATTATCGAACAAAAGAGAGTTTTTATCTTTTAGATATGTAAACATTTTTAGAGATTTTGACCCTGCACTTTTAAGTTTAGCCAATGACCCTGAAAATCCTGATTATAGTGTATTTAATGCACGTTATTCCAGTAGAAACAATGGCATACTAGATTATAACTCTTGGTTTGCAGATTTTCAACTAGCAGGCAACTTCAGTAAGTTATCTTTTGAATACGAGTATCGAAAATTATTTGAAAACAATAGGCAACTGAACTTAAGGTTCTTTGCAGGTAAATTTCTTAGCAATAAAACAGAGACAGATTTCTTCAGTTTTGCATTAGACAGACCTACCGATTACCTTTTTGATTATGGCTATTTAGGAAGATCAGAAGATTCTGGTATCTATAGTCAACAGATTATTATCGCCGAAGGTGGATTTAAATCTTTCTTAGACCAACGATACAGGTTTTCTAATGATTGGATGGCAACGGTAAATGGTAGTTTTAATCTCTGGAAATGGATTGAATTATATGGGGATGCCGGATTGGTAAAAAATAAAGATCGAGCAGGCAAATTCGTTTATGACTCTGGTGTTCGTTTAAATTTAGTTACAGATTACTTTGAACTGTACCTACCCTTACACTCAAATAATGGTTGGGAAATTTCACAGCCTAACTACGGTGAAAGAATTAGATTTATTATTACCGTTAGTCCAAAAACCCTAACAGGATTATTCACAAGAAAATGGTTTTAA
- a CDS encoding LOG family protein, with translation MRSEKHHKGWNEIKTNDSWAIFKIMGEFVNGFERMSKIGPCVSIFGSARTKEEDPYYKLAVSIAKSIAEAGYGVITGGGPGIMEAGNRGANLAGGTSVGLNIDLPFEQHDNPYIDNDKSLDFDYFFVRKVMFVKYSQGFVVMPGGFGTLDELFEAITLIQTHKIGKFPIILVGREFWTGLMDWVKGTMLKMGNISPEDLNLIKIVDTEEEVVEIIDSFYKGHSMSPNF, from the coding sequence ATGAGATCAGAAAAACATCACAAAGGCTGGAACGAAATAAAAACGAATGACTCTTGGGCCATTTTTAAGATAATGGGCGAATTTGTCAACGGTTTTGAGCGTATGAGTAAAATTGGTCCGTGCGTATCTATTTTTGGTTCTGCTAGAACCAAAGAAGAAGACCCATATTACAAACTGGCCGTATCAATTGCCAAGTCTATTGCAGAAGCAGGCTACGGTGTTATTACAGGTGGTGGTCCAGGTATTATGGAAGCGGGTAACAGAGGTGCAAATCTTGCCGGTGGAACTTCAGTGGGTCTAAATATAGACCTTCCTTTTGAGCAACATGACAATCCGTATATTGACAATGACAAGAGTTTAGATTTTGATTACTTCTTTGTGAGAAAAGTTATGTTCGTAAAATACTCTCAAGGGTTCGTTGTAATGCCTGGCGGCTTTGGAACATTAGATGAGCTTTTTGAAGCTATCACTCTTATTCAAACACATAAAATAGGTAAGTTCCCTATTATATTGGTTGGTAGGGAATTTTGGACAGGTCTAATGGACTGGGTAAAAGGCACCATGTTGAAGATGGGCAATATAAGTCCAGAAGATTTAAATCTTATCAAAATAGTAGATACAGAAGAAGAAGTTGTTGAGATTATAGATTCCTTTTACAAAGGACACAGCATGAGTCCTAATTTTTAA